In a genomic window of Wyeomyia smithii strain HCP4-BCI-WySm-NY-G18 chromosome 1, ASM2978416v1, whole genome shotgun sequence:
- the LOC129717259 gene encoding uncharacterized protein K02A2.6-like: protein MDENFKKMFVEMMGNQQKILNELVMSRTISTATAGPSSTDARMESLANSMTEFHYDPVSNLTFDNWYSRPEDTFRVDAANLDDAAKTRLLLRKLSDATHAEYMNHILPKTTRDFLFDDTVAKLKQLFSAHASLFCKRYRCLTLNKKTSDDFQTYAGFVNRLCEDFGVSTCNVDEFKCLVFVCGLHAPQDAEIRTALLAKLEGNKSMTLDNLTTECHRIINLRKDASIVGCHSEKASVNAINPTKYTKKPIVSKPASKSPPTHNNNNHQNNSESNNKPRTPCWKCSQLHYVRDCPFHDHRCRECNSIGHKEGYCQCVSSYPGKKRRWKQQAPQTKVTVFINNNEVELQLDCASDISIITKANWERIGRPSTKPPSLQARTASGQPLPLIAEIDCDVMLKGVHRSGLDFIELFNLWNVPLRTVCNNITLTNDVSWLKASYPQLFSDTLGCCNKTEAKLYLKPDVQPVFRGKRPVPFAALELIETELKRLEELKIISPVEFSDWAAPIVAVRKKAVDGQPQKVRVCADYSTGLNSAIQPNQHPLPLPEEIFAKLSGVKIFSHIDLSDAYLQVPVEKDSRQYLTINTHRGLFEFNRLPPGVKSAPGTFQKIVDAMVAGLEGVETYLDDVLVHGKNDKEHRDRLLKLLERIQEWGFTLRIGKCSFFMPEIHYLGFIVNHQGIRPDPKKTAAICNMPPPHDVSTLRSYLGAINFYGKFVRNMHDLRYPLDALLQKDSKWDWNESCQRSFEQFKNLLRSDLLLTHYDAQLETIVAADASNHGVGACLMHRYPDGAMKVVCHASRTLTPAEQRYGQGEKRHWHSFSDFGYADILSRLIDPRAKPDEDFVIASVQLENDVSVTVDAVLTALPVTFKHLQAATDKDELLQKVFGHVQTGWPKSIKQVSNELRPFYARKESISLVRGCLMLAGRIVVPTEYQQPVLKALHKGHPGQVRMNKWPEIIRTSTITSSMTIELLFETFARYGLPETIVSDNGTQFSCNQFKEFCASLGIAHIRTAPYHPQSNGQAERFVDTLKRSLRKIMPETQNSISRSLQIFLSAYRSTSNKSAPDGLSPAEILMGRKHRTVLDLLKHPADFVLQKNQHMENQFNRHHAAKKRNFEKGDQVWKQTHQITTNQLRARGNSKVEVYPEASSDHQLPLHALLQDFQLSESSPTPTTQPAPSVPRIPSESRPLRRSTRIRRMPVRYDPYRCR, encoded by the exons ATGGATGAGAATTTCAAGaaaatgttcgtcgaaatgaTGGGCAATcagcaaaaaattttaaatgagcTAGTCATGTCTCGGACAATATCAACGGCTACTGCAGGACCATCGTCGACTGATGCTCGTATGGAATCTCTTGCCAATTCCATGACAGAATTCCACTACGATCCCGTGTCTAACCTCACATTCGACAACTGGTACAGTCGTCCTGAGGATACTTTCCGAGTCGATGCAGCTAACCTGGATGATGCTGCTAAAACACGTCTACTGCTCCGCAAGCTTAGCGACGCCACTCATGCGGAGTACATGAACCACATTCTCCCAAAAACAACACGAGATTTTTTGTTCGACGATACTGTGGCGAAGTTGAAGCAGCTCTTCAGTGCACATGCATCTCTTTTTTGTAAGCGATACCGCTGTCTCACGCTTAACAAGAAGACCTCCGATGATTTTCAAACATATGCCGGTTTTGTAAACCGACTCTGTGAAGATTTCGGCGTATCTACGTGCAATGTGGACGAGTTCAAGTGTCTGGTCTTCGTTTGCGGTCTACACGCACCTCAGGACGCTGAAATTCGAACCGCTCTGCTCGCTAAGCTGGAGGGTAATAAATCAATGACGCTCGACAATCTCACTACAGAGTGTCATCGCATCATCAATCTTCGGAAAGACGCTTCAATTGTAGGATGTCACAGCGAGAAGGCGTCGGTCAACGCTATCAATCCGACGAAGTACACGAAGAAGCCAATCGTTTCCAAACCTGCATCGAAAAGTCCACCGacacacaacaacaacaatcacCAAAACAATAGTGAGAGCAACAACAAGCCGAGGACGCCGTGTTGGAAATGCAGCCAGCTACACTACGTTCGCGATTGCCCTTTCCACGACCATCGGTGCCGCGAATGTAATAGTATTGGGCACAAAGAGGGCTATTGCCAGTGTGTGTCGTCGTACCCAGGCAAGAAACGGAGATGGAAACAACAAGCACCACAAACAAAGG TCACCGTGTTTATCAACAACAATGAAGTTGAGCTTCAGTTGGATTGCGCTTCAGACATCAGCATCATTACTAAAGCCAACTGGGAACGAATCGGACGTCCATCAACCAAGCCCCCGTCACTACAAGCCCGCACTGCTTCTGGTCAACCACTGCCGCTCATCGCAGAGATCGATTGCGACGTTATGCTGAAAGGCGTTCATCGTTCAG GCCTCGACTTCATCGAACTTTTCAATCTGTGGAATGTTCCCCTGCGCACGGTCTGCAACAACATTACGCTAACTAACGATGTATCGTGGCTTAAAGCATCATATCCACAGCTGTTCTCTGATACTCTTGGTTGCTGCAATAAAACAGAAGCGAAGCTCTATCTAAAGCCTGATGTTCAACCTGTTTTTCGGGGAAAAAGACCTGTTCCATTTGCCGCATTAGAGCTAATCGAGACCGAGCTAAAGCGATTGGAAGAGTTGAAAATCATATCGCCGGTAGAGTTTTCTGATTGGGCGGCACCCATCGTTGCCGTTCGGAAAAAAGCTGTCGACGGCCAGCCTCAAAAGGTGAGAGTGTGTGCCGACTATTCTACTGGCTTAAACAGTGCCATTCAGCCAAACCAGCATCCTCTCCCGCTTCCCGAGGAAATTTTTGCAAAGCTTTCCGGTGTCAAAATTTTCTCACACATCGACTTGTCGGATGCCTATTTGCAAGTTCCGGTTGAAAAAGATTCCAGGCAGTACCTCACGATCAACACTCATCGCGGGCTGTTCGAGTTTAATCGCCTACCCCCAGGTGTTAAGTCTGCCCCTGGCACTTTTCAAAAGATCGTCGATGCCATGGTAGCTGGTCTGGAAGGAGTCGAAACGTACCTCGACGACGTATTAGTTCATGGTAAGAACGACAAAGAACATCGAGACCGTTTACTGAAGCTTCTGGAGCGCATCCAGGAGTGGGGCTTCACACTGCGCATAGGAAAGTGCTCGTTTTTCATGCCGGAAATCCACTATCTCGGTTTTATCGTTAACCATCAAGGGATTCGGCCCGACCCAAAGAAAACAGCAGCAATATGTAACATGCCGCCCCCACACGACGTCAGTACCCTGCGGTCGTACCTAGGCGCAATAAATTTTTATGGCAAGTTTGTTCGCAACATGCATGACCTCCGATATCCACTCGACGCTCTTCTTCAGAAGGATTCCAAGTGGGATTGGAACGAAAGCTGTCAACGTTCATTCGAGCAGTTCAAAAACCTGCTTCGTTCGGATCTGCTGCTCACTCATTATGACGCGCAACTCGAAACGATTGTCGCAGCAGATGCATCAAATCATGGGGTCGGCGCGTGTCTTATGCATCGATACCCAGACGGTGCGATGAAGGTCGTGTGTCACGCCTCCCGGACGCTAACTCCAGCGGAACAGCGTTATGGCCAGGGGGAAAAGAGGCACTGGCACTCGTTTTCG GACTTTGGTTATGCAGACATCCTTTCGAGGCTCATCGATCCCCGAGCAAAACCTGACGAAGATTTTGTGATTGCTTCGGTCCAGCTTGAGAACGACGTCTCTGTCACCGTTGATGCTGTACTTACTGCCCTGCCGGTAACTTTTAAACACCTTCAAGCTGCTACTGATAAGGACGAGCTGCTTCAAAAAGTTTTTGGGCACGTGCAAACTGGATGGCCGAAATCTATCAAGCAAGTGAGCAACGAACTCCGCCCGTTCTACGCTCGTAAGGAAAGTATTTCTCTCGTGCGTGGGTGCCTCATGTTAGCCGGTCGAATCGTTGTGCCGACAGAATATCAACAACCTGTACTCAAGGCTCTTCATAAAGGACATCCTGGCCAAGTGCGAATGAA TAAGTGGCCAGAGATCATCCGTACATCAACCATCACCAGCAGCATGACAATCGAGCTGCTTTTCGAAACGTTCGCTCGGTACGGACTACCAGAAACCATCGTCAGCGATAATGGTACGCAGTTTTCCTGCAACCAATTCAAGGAATTTTGCGCGTCTTTGGGCATTGCACACATCCGTACAGCTCCGTACCATCCGCAGTCCAATGGACAAGCGGAACGTTTCGTTGATACGCTTAAGCGGAGTCTGAGAAAAATCATGCCAGAAACGCAAAACTCAATTTCCCGCTCACTGCAAATCTTCTTGTCCGCCTATCGATCAACATCAAACAAATCAGCTCCAGATGGACTGTCTCCGGCTGAAATTTTGATGGGGAGGAAACATCGAACTGTTTTAGATTTGCTGAAACATCCTGCGGATTTTGTCCTCCAGAAAAACCAACATATGGAAAACCAGTTCAACAGGCACCATGCGGCAAAGaaacgaaatttcgaaaaaggcGATCAAGT ATGGAAGCAGACTCATCAGATCACAACCAATCAACTCCGTGCTCGGGGGAACTCTAAAGTCGAGGTCTATCCGGAAGCTTCATCGGATCATCAGCTGCCGTTGCACGCCTTGCTCCAGGATTTCCAGCTTTCCGAAAGCTCACCAACACCAACGACCCAACCAGCTCCTTCTGTGCCACGTATACCGTCAGAAAGTCGTCCACTTCGTCGATCCACCCGGATCCGCCGTATGCCTGTTAGGTATGACCCGTACCGCTGCAGATAA